The Niabella beijingensis genomic interval CCCTGTCCGTTCATTTTAGAAAAACCATGTTTAATGGCATTCTCTACAAAGGGCTGCAATAAAAAAGGAGGAATGGTTGAAGTGAATAAGTCAATATTTTCATCGGTATCCAGGTTATAAAGAAAGGGATATCGTAATTGTTCCAGGCCCATATAAATTTCCAGGTTCTCCAGCTCTTTATTAAGTGCAATAAGGTCCGTTTGACTTTCATTGAGGGTTTCGCGCAGGAGCAATCCGAAGGACGACAAATATTTATTGGCCGCATCCAGATCTCCCTTATTGACCAGGCCCTGGATGGAGCTAAGTGCATTAAAGGTAAAATGTGGATTCAGAAGCGCATGAATGTTCTTCAGCTCTCCCGAAGCCTGTTCGGCTTTTTCATTTATCCGTGCCAGGGCTTTTTTCTGACGGCGGTATTTTGAAAGGAATATAAAGAATGCTCCGGCCAAAACCAGGAACGTAAAAATGACAGCCCTGAAGGCTGTCGTCTTATACCAGATAGATCCTATCGAAAAATGGAATTCCCTTATACTATTCCGTTGTCGTTTAAATCTTATACGGATCGTGTAAGCTCCCGGATCGAGATTTTTTAAAAGCAGGTATTTATTATCGTACTCATTCGGTGCCCAATCCCTTATCACCTGTCCATCAGCTACAAGGCTGTATTCAAGGGCTTCTTTCTTATAAATTTCCGCATCAATATCCAGTACAATAGAATTTTCATTATACGGTAATTTTAAACCTTTTTTCTGTGTGCCCCCTACATTATTGTATTGCCGATGCCATCCGATCTCCCCAGGGCCCTCAGCAAAAACAGCCTTCCTGTTTACAACGCCGGAAAACTCCTGTGGATTATTAGAAGTATACAAAAGATTGATCTCCGGTAATCGCCGCTGCCAATAAACAACCCAGGAGGCAATAATTTCCCCGTTATTGTTCCTGATATGGGCAACCAGGTATTCTCCCAAACCGGCACTATAAGGCCCCATCATTCCGATTTCGGGATTTATACTTCCGATTTCGGTTTGAGTAAAACGATTTATATGCGTCCAGGGGCTGACTACCGTCGCATTGTTTCGCAAAACACAGTACTCATACTCCCCGGTATTCTTCTTATTAACCTGGGGAGCCAAAAAATAAATACCCGAAGTGTCATAAACAAAATATAAAGGGATGGAATCATTAAGGGCAGCATCGATATAAATGTTATCCTGCGGGTTCCAATGGGCGATGCCGACAATTTTTCCCGTAAGATTGTCATAGATCCCATTGTAGGGGATTGCAACGCCCAATGTAGCATTTTCAGCGGTATTAAACGATGTGGAATAATTTTTCCAATCGATCTGCGAATGACCCTTTGTTACAATCAGGAGAAAATAAATAAGGATTAATTTTTTCATACCGTGAAGCTACATCCGTCCGGTCCCATTAAA includes:
- a CDS encoding sensor histidine kinase, translated to MKKLILIYFLLIVTKGHSQIDWKNYSTSFNTAENATLGVAIPYNGIYDNLTGKIVGIAHWNPQDNIYIDAALNDSIPLYFVYDTSGIYFLAPQVNKKNTGEYEYCVLRNNATVVSPWTHINRFTQTEIGSINPEIGMMGPYSAGLGEYLVAHIRNNNGEIIASWVVYWQRRLPEINLLYTSNNPQEFSGVVNRKAVFAEGPGEIGWHRQYNNVGGTQKKGLKLPYNENSIVLDIDAEIYKKEALEYSLVADGQVIRDWAPNEYDNKYLLLKNLDPGAYTIRIRFKRQRNSIREFHFSIGSIWYKTTAFRAVIFTFLVLAGAFFIFLSKYRRQKKALARINEKAEQASGELKNIHALLNPHFTFNALSSIQGLVNKGDLDAANKYLSSFGLLLRETLNESQTDLIALNKELENLEIYMGLEQLRYPFLYNLDTDENIDLFTSTIPPFLLQPFVENAIKHGFSKMNGQGKLHLRIVKNGGIMMIEIIDNGPGFGTGGFKEGYGLGLSRKRIRLLNRDYGEALISLQIESSIEGTSILLVFKNWL